A region from the Gemmatimonadota bacterium genome encodes:
- a CDS encoding aminotransferase class I/II-fold pyridoxal phosphate-dependent enzyme, giving the protein MRARTRFATAAVHGAWDPKGLGAGMVPPIDLSTTYRLPIGPDGPALMDGWVAGEELDGSPIYARLHNPTVAAFERGLARLEGADGAVAFASGMAAMTAVLLAARVAGQGNHVVAVRPLYGGTDHLLSSGLLGLRITWATPEAVAEAIEADTVLVIAETPGNPTLDLVDIEALVRDAGDVPVLIDSTFATPVLQNPIAHGATLVLHSATKFIGGHSDALGGVVAGPDAWVRRLRQVRIATGAVLHPQAGYLLHRGLATLPTRVLTQQRSAMTLAERLRAHPDVLEVRYPGLAANAGHAGIVARQMRGPGTMIAFRVRGGSAAAQGLLGGLRVITPAVSLGSVETLIQVPADFTHRAMDADDRAAAGIPDDLLRLSVGLEDVEDLWADLAAGLEAAREVGVDRAERVLAGV; this is encoded by the coding sequence ATGCGTGCCAGAACGAGGTTCGCCACCGCCGCCGTCCACGGTGCCTGGGACCCGAAGGGCCTCGGGGCGGGAATGGTGCCCCCGATCGACCTGTCCACCACCTACCGCCTGCCGATCGGGCCGGACGGGCCCGCCCTGATGGACGGATGGGTGGCGGGCGAGGAGTTGGACGGGTCGCCGATCTATGCGCGGCTCCACAACCCCACCGTCGCAGCCTTCGAGCGTGGGCTGGCCCGCCTGGAGGGCGCGGATGGAGCAGTGGCGTTCGCGTCGGGGATGGCGGCCATGACTGCGGTCCTGCTGGCGGCGCGAGTGGCGGGCCAGGGGAACCACGTGGTGGCGGTGCGGCCGCTCTACGGCGGGACCGACCACCTGCTCTCCAGCGGACTGCTCGGGCTGCGGATCACCTGGGCGACACCCGAGGCGGTGGCTGAGGCGATCGAGGCGGATACGGTCCTGGTGATCGCGGAGACCCCAGGCAATCCCACCCTGGATCTGGTCGATATCGAGGCGCTGGTGCGGGATGCCGGCGACGTGCCGGTGTTGATCGACTCCACCTTCGCTACGCCAGTGCTCCAGAACCCGATCGCGCACGGCGCGACGCTGGTTCTGCACAGCGCCACCAAGTTCATCGGCGGGCACTCGGACGCGCTGGGTGGCGTCGTGGCGGGACCGGACGCGTGGGTGCGGCGTCTGCGGCAGGTACGGATCGCGACCGGAGCGGTGCTGCATCCGCAGGCCGGCTACCTGCTCCACCGCGGCCTGGCCACACTCCCGACGCGCGTGCTGACGCAGCAGCGTTCCGCAATGACGCTCGCCGAACGGCTGCGCGCCCATCCTGACGTGCTGGAGGTTCGCTACCCGGGACTGGCGGCCAACGCCGGCCACGCCGGGATCGTGGCGCGTCAGATGCGTGGGCCCGGCACGATGATCGCCTTCCGTGTGCGCGGCGGATCTGCGGCGGCTCAGGGGCTGCTCGGTGGCCTGCGCGTCATCACCCCTGCGGTGAGTCTGGGTTCGGTGGAGACGCTGATCCAGGTTCCGGCAGACTTCACACACCGCGCCATGGATGCGGACGACCGTGCGGCTGCAGGGATCCCGGACGACCTGCTACGCCTTTCCGTCGGTCTGGAAGATGTTGAAGACCTGTGGGCGGATCTCGCCGCAGGACTCGAAGCCGCGCGCGAAGTGGGTGTGGACCGCGCAGAACGTGTGCTGGCCGGCGTGTGA
- a CDS encoding Lrp/AsnC family transcriptional regulator produces the protein METPLDRTDRRLIELLVQNARLSNRDLAERVGLSPSACLERVRRLFDRGVLTGAHAVVDPGALGVGVQAVVAVRLARHTRELVEAFRQHTIALPEVRALYHVTGEHDFLMHVATRDIQHLRDFTMDALTTQHGVAHLESFVVFAAQTKPGWPDYLED, from the coding sequence ATGGAAACACCCCTGGACCGAACGGATCGGCGCCTGATCGAGCTCCTGGTGCAGAATGCCCGGCTCTCCAACCGGGACCTGGCCGAGCGCGTGGGCCTATCCCCGTCCGCCTGTCTGGAGCGCGTACGGCGGCTCTTCGACCGCGGCGTCCTCACCGGAGCCCACGCGGTCGTCGACCCGGGGGCGCTGGGTGTGGGCGTTCAGGCCGTGGTGGCGGTACGGCTGGCCCGCCACACGCGCGAGCTGGTGGAGGCCTTCCGCCAACACACCATCGCGCTCCCCGAGGTGCGGGCGCTCTACCACGTCACGGGCGAGCACGACTTCCTGATGCACGTGGCCACGCGGGACATCCAACATCTGAGGGACTTCACGATGGATGCGCTCACCACCCAGCACGGCGTGGCCCATCTGGAGTCGTTCGTGGTGTTCGCGGCGCAGACGAAGCCCGGCTGGCCGGACTATCTGGAGGACTGA
- a CDS encoding alpha-amylase family glycosyl hydrolase — MRAAVVVRRTAVLLIAGLLPEGTHGQEAPAGPRLRAEVEGGRAIRLSFVGVAPVSDPREVRLTDGRGRPLVIEALLPNTADAVLLVPAAPFDPMRVHYVEVPSLELAALVRRDPLFRALYSAKPLGALVAEDGARTDVRIFAPRATAVRLFLYRAKDDAPEEAFQVVGMVRDPDGVWEATLDGDLHGSWYDFTVHGPDDPGNWFYETHPVHISDPYALVNDDAQGKSRIWRDGPPPPPVRGGRPAMEDVVAYEVHVQDFTDLLPVALEDRGTLAAFARAGLVNQHGEPVGFDHLVELGVNVVHLMPVQEYLHYPDEAWRAAFAEDDFARTMGIDRENYQWGYRTTHAFAVESRFRPRGAEPGSEREYFKALVRAFHDRGIAVVIDVVPNHTGENMDGRHLLLNFNALDLPYYYRTDERLQHIGPFGNEVKSEERPMVQRWMLDQLRHWVEVLGVDGFRIDLAGQIDRQTLGWIKAELPSDLILYGEPWIAPSDPDVRANPDWAWYKADAPITFFQDDARNAIQGSPFDVEDRGWAGGDADARDAAMRALANDYPEEPRTTSGIAYVDIHDNWALTDRYASEDHDGRNGVDLGAVRRAAGLLLTSAGPVVLHGGTEMLRSKGLAPLEAREVEAVGGTVHFKGRDDTYNLRAPNRFLWETLAPGSPQAAMRDYWKGLLALRRSSHGSVFRVPHVPEGHYRWITADDPHVLGYVVGEQVLVLVNNGDEAVRVRVDVGEGAWRQVADAERVDVEHGVAGSLSRLAGGSHEISVPAGAFLLWVREASQSSR; from the coding sequence GTGAGAGCGGCGGTCGTCGTCCGCCGTACCGCCGTCCTCCTGATCGCGGGTCTCCTGCCCGAAGGCACGCATGGACAGGAGGCACCCGCGGGCCCCCGTCTCCGCGCCGAGGTCGAAGGAGGGCGGGCCATCCGCCTCTCGTTCGTGGGGGTGGCGCCCGTCAGCGACCCGCGCGAGGTCCGACTCACGGATGGGCGAGGACGGCCCCTGGTGATCGAGGCGCTGCTGCCCAACACGGCCGACGCGGTACTGTTGGTGCCTGCCGCACCGTTCGATCCAATGCGCGTCCACTACGTGGAGGTTCCCTCGCTCGAGCTCGCGGCGTTGGTACGGCGCGATCCGCTCTTCCGCGCCCTGTACTCGGCCAAGCCGCTGGGCGCGCTCGTTGCCGAGGACGGAGCCCGCACCGACGTGCGGATCTTCGCCCCGCGAGCGACGGCGGTGCGGCTGTTCCTCTATCGCGCCAAGGACGACGCCCCGGAGGAGGCGTTCCAGGTGGTGGGGATGGTGCGTGATCCGGACGGCGTCTGGGAAGCCACTCTGGACGGGGATCTGCACGGCTCCTGGTACGATTTCACCGTGCACGGTCCGGACGACCCGGGCAACTGGTTCTACGAGACCCATCCCGTGCACATCTCCGACCCCTATGCGCTGGTCAACGACGATGCCCAGGGGAAGTCGAGGATCTGGCGCGACGGACCGCCGCCCCCGCCGGTCCGTGGCGGCCGCCCCGCCATGGAGGACGTGGTCGCCTACGAAGTGCACGTGCAGGACTTCACCGATCTGCTGCCGGTGGCCCTCGAAGACCGAGGCACGCTCGCGGCGTTCGCGCGCGCTGGACTCGTCAACCAGCACGGAGAGCCGGTGGGATTCGACCACCTGGTCGAGCTCGGCGTCAACGTGGTGCACCTCATGCCGGTTCAGGAGTACCTGCACTATCCGGACGAGGCCTGGAGAGCGGCGTTCGCGGAGGACGACTTCGCACGCACGATGGGGATCGACCGCGAGAACTACCAGTGGGGATACCGCACCACCCACGCGTTCGCGGTCGAGAGCCGCTTTCGGCCTCGCGGTGCGGAGCCAGGCTCCGAGCGAGAGTACTTCAAAGCGTTGGTGCGCGCCTTCCATGACCGGGGCATTGCCGTGGTCATCGATGTGGTCCCGAACCACACCGGGGAGAACATGGATGGGCGCCACTTGCTGCTCAATTTCAACGCTCTGGATCTCCCCTACTACTACCGGACCGACGAACGCCTCCAACACATCGGGCCCTTCGGCAACGAAGTGAAGTCCGAGGAACGGCCGATGGTGCAGCGCTGGATGCTGGATCAGCTCCGCCATTGGGTCGAGGTGCTCGGCGTCGACGGGTTCCGCATCGATCTGGCCGGTCAGATCGATCGCCAGACCTTGGGCTGGATCAAAGCCGAGCTTCCCTCCGATCTGATCCTGTACGGAGAGCCGTGGATCGCACCGAGTGACCCGGACGTGCGCGCCAACCCCGACTGGGCGTGGTACAAGGCCGATGCGCCCATCACCTTCTTCCAGGACGACGCCCGCAACGCGATTCAGGGATCGCCCTTCGACGTCGAAGACCGGGGCTGGGCCGGGGGGGATGCGGACGCGCGCGACGCGGCCATGCGGGCCCTCGCCAACGACTACCCGGAAGAGCCTCGCACCACGTCCGGCATCGCCTACGTCGACATCCATGACAACTGGGCGCTGACCGATCGATACGCCAGCGAAGACCACGATGGGCGGAACGGCGTGGACCTGGGCGCCGTGCGTCGGGCCGCCGGATTGCTGCTGACCTCGGCAGGGCCGGTGGTGCTGCACGGGGGGACGGAGATGTTGCGTTCCAAGGGGCTGGCGCCGCTCGAGGCCCGAGAGGTGGAGGCGGTGGGCGGCACCGTCCACTTCAAGGGCCGGGACGATACGTACAACCTGCGGGCGCCCAACCGCTTCCTGTGGGAGACCCTGGCCCCCGGTTCCCCACAGGCTGCGATGCGGGACTATTGGAAGGGGCTGTTGGCGCTACGTCGCTCCTCCCACGGGTCCGTCTTCCGGGTGCCGCACGTTCCCGAGGGGCACTATCGCTGGATCACAGCCGACGATCCCCATGTGCTCGGCTACGTCGTGGGCGAGCAGGTCCTCGTCCTGGTGAACAACGGAGACGAGGCGGTGCGGGTGCGCGTCGACGTCGGCGAGGGTGCGTGGCGTCAGGTGGCCGACGCCGAACGGGTCGACGTGGAGCACGGCGTGGCGGGAAGCCTGTCGCGCCTCGCCGGAGGGAGTCACGAGATCTCCGTACCGGCCGGCGCCTTCTTGCTCTGGGTCCGCGAGGCCTCTCAGTCCTCCAGATAG